GCTCCATTTCCGTCGTGGCTAGAGAAAATGAGTTGTTATTCATTTCTTCAATAATAACGTCTCGACACTTGCGCAAAAATTGCTGCAAATACGTAAGATTCATTCCGAGCAGCGAAAATTTGTATGCAATTTCGCTCCATTCTCGCTCGAATGCATACGTGTCGACTACTTTTACTACTTCAATCCATTTCGTGATTTGCTGAACAAACAAAGCCTCTGTATTTTCGCGGTCTTCTAGAAGCAAAGCAGAGTAATGATGATCTGAAAGAAAGGAAAACGTCTTGGCCACCGCCGCAGGGACCAAATGAGTAAGATACTTACTTATTCGATTTTTCAAAACACTCTGGCTCCTTTTCTCCGTGCTTCATTGAGGCTATTTTTCCAAGTATGTATAGGCTCTATTATGGACGTAAATGAGACAAGATGTAAAGCGGCTTGATGATATCATGGTGCAGAGAATGACACCATCCAATCAGGTTCTCTTCTTATCCTTACAGACAAACAATCTCGGCCAGCATCCTATTATCGCGAGCTTTCACATTGCCTTTTTCGGACACCCTCACCTCCTGAACATGTTTGACTGAAAACGCTTTCCAACATTTTCTATCATATCACGATCGAGCATAAAAAGGTCAAGAATGTTTATTATTCAACCATCCAAAAAGCATTTGCCCCCGCAGAGACAAATGCTTTCGCTTTATGAATGGGATTTGACAGCGTAATTGCGCAAATCCGATTTTACCGGGCTATTCGGGTTGGTTCCTGTATGCGCGCGCTTGAAAGCCTCGCTTTCTGTCCAATTTTTGAACGATTCCTCATCTGTCCATTTCGTAAAAACGATGTATTCGTCACCTTCCGTAGGTGCCAGGAAAAGGAACTCCAAAAAACCAGGAACCTCCTTCATCCGTTCTCCCCCATTTCCAAATGCGCGTTCCAAATGGGATTGATAGTCTGCTGGTACAGTCAGTCTGTTCATGGATACAAACATGATGGTCACACGTCCTTTTCATTAGGTTCATCTACCAATTCCCATTATAAAGCTAAAAAACCGCAAACGCTATTCGCGCCTGCGGTTGATTTGTTGCTCGAGTATGATATCCATCAAGAGTGTATCCTGCAACGGATCTTTCGGGTCTACCGTCAACAGGGCAGCGACAGCAGCCATCGCACATCGAACGGATTGGTAGGAATAAAAGGCATCTCGCTCTGATTCACTGAACAAAGAAATATCTGATCGCTCTTGTGTCGGGTATGGGAAGTCAGTCTCGACACCAGCACGATCCAGAACAATGAGTGCCTGTTTAATCGCTATCAATGCCGCGCTGACACTAATGCCGTATTCTTGGCGTAGATCTTCCCACACCTGAAAAGCTGATTTTTCTACCCTTTCCTGATTGGGGCGGGTAATGATTCCTGTTTTGCGTCCTTCTTTCAATAACCAATCCACAAAAATATCGTTGCGTGGAGGAAAAGCGTATACTTGTAGCTTCATTTCCAATTCTGTCGGGTTATCCTTGGCAAAACGAGCGTGAGCCAACGACATTTCGTAACGTCTGGACGGATGCCCAGGAACCGTGACAAATACCGTATCTTGTCGCACAGCTGCGATTTGCAGCTTGGTTCGCGCTGGTATCCTGCCTTGAGGTGCCTTTTCCCTGCGAATATTACCAGGAATCAATTCTACTCCGAATTGATGGTACTCCAGCGGTGAATCTATCCAGGGAATAGGCTCTCTCGTCTGTATTTCATATAGCCCGTTAAATGTCACCCATTCGCCCGGGCGGCGCTGGCTGCGAACTAAAACAGCGTGAACTTCTTTTTCTGGTGGCAATTCCGTATCTTGATCCTCCGGTGGGGGTTGCATTCGCTTGTGTTCGATAAGAATGCAGTCGGTCATCAACAACCGCTCGAGCAATTCCCGCTTGCTCACCCATTCATATCCGATGCGGTAAATCCGATTTTTCATCGGCTTCACCTCCTTTTGATCGCCATTATTGCATCATCCTGGTTTGTTTCTATTACCCTACCATATGTAATCGTCGCTTTGTCCGTGCTAACGAGATCGTACAATCCGCTGTAACGCTTGCGCTGCTGCTTCAGGTGATTCGGCCTGGCTGATCGCACTGATAATCGCGACGCCATCGGCCCCCGCAGCAAGCACTTCAGAGGCATTTTCCAGTGTGATGCCACCAATACCGACGATAGGCAAATCATTCCCGACTGCCTTACGAATCTCCGCTAGCCCCACTGGTCCGATAGGCTCTCCAGCATCTGCCTTAGAACGGGTAGCGAACATCGCTCCTACACCAATACAATCGACGCCACCGTTTTGGGCAGCGAGCGCCTCTTCGACCGTACCTGCCGAAACCCCGATGTACATCTCGGAGCCAACTTTGGCTCGTACTTCTGACAATGCCATGTCATCTTGCCCGACATGGATGCCGTCTGCCTGCAAGCGAATCGCCAGATCCACATCGTCATTCACAAAAAATACGGTATCATGGTCACGACATAGCTGTTGCAATTCTCTACCCAACTCATATTGTTCCTGAGCAGTTAGCTTGCTTCCTTTATCACGTAGCTGAAGCGTGCCTACTCCTCCGCGTAATGCTGCTTCCACGGTTTGCACGGTCTTTTCGCTGGAATACCCACAGTCCTGCGTACCAATGACAAAGTATACACCCATTTTTTCCCGAAGTCTTTGTATATCACGCATGCTTTATTTTCCCTCCCAACGATCCAATGCCTCTCGATAAGCGCTGGCTGCTGACTTGGCATCAGTTGCATCTGTGATCCCTGATAAGACAGCAATGCCCGCACACCCAGCTTCCAAAACTTGCGCGGTCCGGTCCGGTGTGATACCACCGAGTCCGATAATCGGCACATGCCATCTTGCCGTCATTTGCGCAAGTTCGATTGTTCCTCTTGGTGCAAGACCTGGCTTCGAACCACTCGCAAAAATATGCCCGTAGAGCAAATAATCGACTTGTGCAGCAATGGCTTGCTGTGCTTCTTCCACGGAATGGACAGAACGCCCTATCCTTTGACCAGTCTTCAGTACCATTCTCGCGTCCGCAGGAGACAGGCTATGGTATGCCAGGTGAACACCAGCACAACCCGACGCAGCAGCCACATCCACCCGATCATTCACGATCAAGGACGAAAGGGGGATGACATTCGCCAATGCCTTTACCCAGTCCATGCATTCCTTTGCGGTACGCTGTTTTTCCCGTATGTGTAAAAAGTTCATACCACCTGCATAAGCAGCTTCTGCCATTCGCAATACCTCATCAAGCGAATGCCGTCCGCTTGTAATCACATGCAGCTCACGAGTGCTTGACATTAGGTTGGACACCGCCTCCAGCGAGTGCTGTCACACATTCCTGCAGCCATTGTGTCGTTCGGTCTTCTTTGTCCGTCGGCGACTGAGCCAACAGCTCAATTACAAGTCGACGCAAGAAAAAAGCTTGTTGCACGGTAAGTGGAAAAGTAAGATTTTTCGGCTTGGTTTCCTGTTTCTCCAACGTCTCTACGCCCGCCAGCAAAATATCACCGATGGACTCCACGAGTTCGCGAACCTGCTCATTTTGCTTCAATTCGTCATAGCAGCCATCATATAGTCTACACAAAAGTAAAAACGCCTGTGACGACAAGGTCACCGGCTGTACATTCTGCATCGGTTCCGTCATACGTTTCCCTCCACTCGCTAGAAAAACAAAATCTATTATATCACATCACGACCTGTATCCATGTAAAAAACCGCTGATTGCTCAGCGGTCTTTTGCAGTTCCTTCATTTCGATCATTATGATTCGATTGTCGCAAATTTGTGTTGCGATCATTTTCATCCAGCGTTTTACCACGATTTTTCCCGAGGTCTTTGCTGTTGTTATTCTTCCCCAATTGTTTCACCTCCTACGTCGTTCATAGGATAGCGTAACCAATTCGGGTCACTTTATTAGCTGGTTACGAGTAGTCTCTTGCGTTTGTAGATCGCATAGCCGATGGCAAACGGTACACGCCATCCGAACAAAAATGCCAGCGTAATGAAATAAGTCACACCTGCAAAAATAAGCGTAGTCGGTACACCAGTCCACAAGGAGCGGATCAGTAAGCCAATTGGTGCCGCTACTGTCCAAGTAATCAGTGCCGATAATAATTGTCTGCCCGCAGATTCATACGTTCGTTGTCCGTAGCTCTTGAAAAGTAGAATCGCGATAATCCATCCCACGAGGAAAGGGGCTAATGTTTCGATAATCCCCATGGTCGTGACAGGGTAGTTATGAATGATTTTTCCGTAATAAACAAAAAGCACAAAGGCGATCAGATCCCCGAGCAACAATAAATAGCCCGGCGTAGACAAACGCTGTCTCATGTATACCCTCTTTTCCGGGTCTTGTCAGAGTAAACCCTCTTGGTTCACCCCTATTGTACACATGCTCTGAACGCCCTTCAATCAATCCAAGCCTTTATTCACCAAACAGCAACAATTGCAGCTTTTGCTTGGCTTCTGGCCATTCACGGTCAAGTATGCTGAAGTATACCGAGTCGCGAATGTATCCATCTGGCATCACCATATGATTGCGCAGGACACCTTCTCGAATGCCACCTATTCGGGCAATGGCACGTTGCGAATTCAAATTGCGCGAATCTGTCTTGAGCTGTACGCGAATACATCCTAGCTGTTCAAAGCAGTGGCGCAAGAGAAGCCATTTACACTCTGTATTGACGCCCGTTTTCCAGACAGATGGGGTCAGCCATGTAAACCCGATTTCCAATCCGCGATCCTTTTTCGCTATCCCTAAAAATCTCGTGCTTCCGATGATTTGCTCATCTGCTTTGCGAATGATGGCGAATGGCAATTCTGTTTGGGCTTGTTCATTTTTTAAAGCCTGCAGGATAAAAGCCTGAGCATCCTCTCTTGTTCGAATGGCAATGGACATATGCGGCCAAATCTCTTCGTATGCGCCTGCTTCCCAGATTCCGTCCACATGGGCCATTCTGAGCGGCTCCAATCGGACCAGCTTGCCTTCCAAGATTACAGGTTCAATGGTTAACATGTCTGTCTCTCCTCTACTGTTCTGCTTCAATCATCAAACAGAACAGTTCCCCGAAATTTTTCCAATGATACGGGCTTGCGAGGACGCTGTCAAGATAAAGATTTGAGGTTACGCTTCTTCACTGATAATGACTTGCTTCCCTCTGCGCTTTAAGAAGATAGGGATCAGCAACCACAGAAGCGCACAAACCAGAAAAGCAGCAGAAAGCGGCTTTGTCAAAAAGATGGAAAAGTCACCATTCGAGGTGGTCAATGCTCTTCTCATGTTATTTTCAATCATCGGTCCCAACACAAGGCCGAGGACGAGCGGTGCCAGAGGAAAGTCGTTTTTCGTCAGGTAATAGCCAGCTACCCCACAAATCACAAGCAAAATCAAATCAAACGTACTAATTTGCACAGCGTACACTCCGAAAACGGAAATCGCGATAATGAGGGGAATCAGGAAATGGGACGGTGTTTCAATAATTTTGGCGAATACTTTAACTAAGGGCATATTCAAAACGAGCAGCATTACATTCCCGATAAACATACTCGCAATTAAACCCCAAGCAATTTGCGGATGATCAGCGAATAAGAGGGGTCCCGGTTGTACGTTATACATCAGCAATGCACCCATTAAAATCGCAGTCGTACCAGACCCCGGTATACCCAACGTCAACAGTGGAATCATCGCACCACCAGACGCAGCATTGTTTGCAGACTCCGGCGCTGCTACACCAGCAATCGCTCCTTTTCCAAAACGGCTAGGATCTTTGCTCAGCTTTTTCTCAAAAATATACGAGAAGAACGATGCCAGGGTAGCACCAGCACCAGGCAAAACACCAATGAAAAATCCGAGCAACGAACCGCGTGCAATCGGTCCGGCACTTTCTTTTAGGTCTTGCTTGGAGGGCAGTACCCGCCCCACTTTAATAATTTCCTTTGAGGATTGATCGTCTTCGATAATCGTCTTGAACACTTCTCCAAGGGCAAACAAACCAACTGCTATCGTGAGGAACTCCAAGCCTTGGTACAAATCGGGAATATCGTATGTAAACCGCGCCACACCCGAAACGGTGTCCATCCCAATTGTCGCAAGCAAGAGTCCCATGACTGTCATAATGAGGGCTTTGGTCATCGACTTCCCCCCCAGTCCGCTGACCGCACACAAGCCGAGAAGCATGAGGGAGAAATATTCAGCAGGGCCGAATTTCAAAGCGAGATCGGATAATGGATCAGCCAAAAACACAAGAGCAATCAACGCCACGAGCCCCGCGACAAAAGAACCGATCGCTGCAATCGACAACGCTGCACCAGCACGTCCCTGTTTGGCCATCTGATAGCCGTCCAATGTCGTAACGACAGAGGAGGATTCACCCGGTGTATTTAACAAAATGGATGTTGTGGAACCACCGTACATCGCGCCATAGTAAACGCCTGCCAACAAAATCAGTGCGCTAGCCGCCGCACTTTCAGGAGGTAAGCCAGAGGTCAAGGAAGCCGTAACGGGCATCAATAACGCGACTCCGCTCATTGGACCGATGCCGGGAAGGACCCCTACCGCAGTACCGATCAGAACGCCAATAAAGGCAAAAACAAGATTATGCCACTGTAGGGCAACGAGAAAACCATCCGCCAAAAATTGCAATGCACTCATGCTAATTTATCCCCTCCCTAGACGCCTAGCCAGGCAGGTAGTCCTGGAAGCGTACCTTTTAGCAAATGCACATAGAT
This genomic stretch from Brevibacillus brevis harbors:
- a CDS encoding antibiotic biosynthesis monooxygenase family protein → MFVSMNRLTVPADYQSHLERAFGNGGERMKEVPGFLEFLFLAPTEGDEYIVFTKWTDEESFKNWTESEAFKRAHTGTNPNSPVKSDLRNYAVKSHS
- the thiE gene encoding thiamine phosphate synthase gives rise to the protein MRDIQRLREKMGVYFVIGTQDCGYSSEKTVQTVEAALRGGVGTLQLRDKGSKLTAQEQYELGRELQQLCRDHDTVFFVNDDVDLAIRLQADGIHVGQDDMALSEVRAKVGSEMYIGVSAGTVEEALAAQNGGVDCIGVGAMFATRSKADAGEPIGPVGLAEIRKAVGNDLPIVGIGGITLENASEVLAAGADGVAIISAISQAESPEAAAQALQRIVRSR
- a CDS encoding thiamine phosphate synthase, which codes for MSSTRELHVITSGRHSLDEVLRMAEAAYAGGMNFLHIREKQRTAKECMDWVKALANVIPLSSLIVNDRVDVAAASGCAGVHLAYHSLSPADARMVLKTGQRIGRSVHSVEEAQQAIAAQVDYLLYGHIFASGSKPGLAPRGTIELAQMTARWHVPIIGLGGITPDRTAQVLEAGCAGIAVLSGITDATDAKSAASAYREALDRWEGK
- a CDS encoding DUF3054 domain-containing protein, with amino-acid sequence MRQRLSTPGYLLLLGDLIAFVLFVYYGKIIHNYPVTTMGIIETLAPFLVGWIIAILLFKSYGQRTYESAGRQLLSALITWTVAAPIGLLIRSLWTGVPTTLIFAGVTYFITLAFLFGWRVPFAIGYAIYKRKRLLVTS
- a CDS encoding GNAT family N-acetyltransferase gives rise to the protein MLTIEPVILEGKLVRLEPLRMAHVDGIWEAGAYEEIWPHMSIAIRTREDAQAFILQALKNEQAQTELPFAIIRKADEQIIGSTRFLGIAKKDRGLEIGFTWLTPSVWKTGVNTECKWLLLRHCFEQLGCIRVQLKTDSRNLNSQRAIARIGGIREGVLRNHMVMPDGYIRDSVYFSILDREWPEAKQKLQLLLFGE
- a CDS encoding tripartite tricarboxylate transporter permease, whose amino-acid sequence is MSALQFLADGFLVALQWHNLVFAFIGVLIGTAVGVLPGIGPMSGVALLMPVTASLTSGLPPESAAASALILLAGVYYGAMYGGSTTSILLNTPGESSSVVTTLDGYQMAKQGRAGAALSIAAIGSFVAGLVALIALVFLADPLSDLALKFGPAEYFSLMLLGLCAVSGLGGKSMTKALIMTVMGLLLATIGMDTVSGVARFTYDIPDLYQGLEFLTIAVGLFALGEVFKTIIEDDQSSKEIIKVGRVLPSKQDLKESAGPIARGSLLGFFIGVLPGAGATLASFFSYIFEKKLSKDPSRFGKGAIAGVAAPESANNAASGGAMIPLLTLGIPGSGTTAILMGALLMYNVQPGPLLFADHPQIAWGLIASMFIGNVMLLVLNMPLVKVFAKIIETPSHFLIPLIIAISVFGVYAVQISTFDLILLVICGVAGYYLTKNDFPLAPLVLGLVLGPMIENNMRRALTTSNGDFSIFLTKPLSAAFLVCALLWLLIPIFLKRRGKQVIISEEA